One Oryzomonas sagensis DNA segment encodes these proteins:
- the hfq gene encoding RNA chaperone Hfq — protein MAKAPFNIQDQYLNQARKERVRVVVTMMSGDKLEGHIKSFDNFSVLLDYNGDILIYKHAISTITSADGAFRLHQ, from the coding sequence ATGGCAAAAGCACCCTTCAACATTCAGGACCAGTACCTCAATCAGGCCCGTAAGGAGCGTGTCCGCGTGGTTGTTACCATGATGTCGGGCGATAAGCTGGAAGGCCACATCAAGTCGTTCGACAACTTCTCCGTGCTGCTGGATTACAACGGCGACATCCTTATCTATAAACATGCCATATCCACCATCACCTCGGCTGACGGCGCTTTCCGGCTGCACCAATAA
- the miaA gene encoding tRNA (adenosine(37)-N6)-dimethylallyltransferase MiaA translates to MNVSDKPKLLVVVGPTASGKSELALRLARAVDGEIVNADSMQVYRGMDIGTATPTLEQRAGVPHHLIDVAEPDRLFSAADFAEAADEAIRAITDRGKRVIVVGGTGLYIRALLKGLVDSPSGAGAIRKALQEEAAQLGNEAMLERLREVDPESAARMHPNNLVRIIRALEVHRLTGVPLSRHQQEHAFGVRRYESLQIGIRIDRQELYRRIEARVDQMLAAGLLAEVRGLLARGYDRQLKAMRAIGYKESAAYLAGECDLDEAVQIMKRDTRRYAKRQLTWFNADPDILWFEYPGKFASILQHAIEFFE, encoded by the coding sequence ATGAACGTATCGGACAAACCAAAACTGCTGGTCGTCGTCGGGCCCACCGCATCGGGCAAGAGCGAGCTGGCCCTGCGCCTGGCCCGGGCAGTGGATGGCGAGATCGTCAATGCCGACTCCATGCAGGTCTATCGCGGCATGGACATCGGCACCGCCACGCCGACCCTTGAACAGCGCGCCGGCGTGCCTCACCACCTGATCGATGTGGCGGAGCCGGACCGGCTCTTCTCCGCCGCCGATTTCGCCGAGGCCGCCGACGAGGCCATCCGGGCCATCACCGACCGGGGCAAGCGGGTTATTGTGGTCGGCGGCACCGGGCTCTACATCCGCGCCCTGCTCAAGGGGCTGGTGGATTCCCCCAGCGGCGCGGGCGCCATCAGAAAGGCGTTGCAGGAAGAGGCCGCGCAGCTGGGCAACGAGGCCATGCTGGAACGGCTGCGGGAGGTTGACCCGGAGTCGGCGGCGCGCATGCACCCCAACAACCTGGTGCGCATCATCCGCGCCCTGGAGGTGCACCGCCTGACCGGCGTCCCCCTCTCCCGCCACCAGCAGGAGCACGCCTTCGGCGTCCGGCGTTACGAAAGCCTCCAGATCGGTATCCGCATCGACCGCCAGGAACTCTACCGGCGTATCGAGGCCCGGGTTGATCAGATGCTGGCGGCGGGGTTGCTGGCAGAGGTCCGCGGGCTCCTGGCCCGGGGATATGACCGCCAATTGAAAGCCATGCGGGCCATCGGCTATAAGGAGTCGGCCGCGTATCTGGCCGGAGAATGCGACCTGGATGAGGCCGTGCAGATCATGAAGCGGGACACGCGCCGCTATGCCAAACGCCAATTGACGTGGTTCAATGCCGACCCGGATATATTATGGTTTGAATATCCGGGAAAGTTTGCTAGTATTTTACAGCATGCTATTGAATTTTTTGAATAA
- a CDS encoding methyl-accepting chemotaxis protein, with the protein MWLKNLSIGAKLIMSFLLVLLLTVFLGIFMIGRLNLVRTSAEDVAQKQVPGILSVARISDLFGSLRRGELLMVVSNNPEDIDKYIKRNQETAEKLRKEQAAYEKMIDTDEERKLYGEFTKALQRYLAETPKVAEMALQNKDTEAGELIRGASSKYFNQALKALDATVENQAKQTTTESRGMAAISSAARTWVMIALAVCIAIGLLEAVILARLFSAPLRSLARKADQIASGDLGVEIELNSRDEIGQLSAAFGAMVKNLRELIGKVMETAAQLSAAAAQVSATAAQMSTGTEEVAAQAATVATASEEMAATSSDIATNCHMAAGGAQQAAATTNRGFEVVKNTVDGIRQRGDGTRANAGIVESLGERSDQIGAIVATIEDIADQTNLLALNAAIEAARAGEQGRGFAVVADEVRALAERTTRATKEIGDMIKAIQGQTREAIVSMEEGVRGTERGAAEAAQLETALNEILEQVNAVTMQVSQIATAAEEQTATTSEITNNIHMITQVVHDTSRGAQESAAAAAQMARQAEHLQGLVRQFRL; encoded by the coding sequence ATGTGGCTCAAGAATCTCTCGATCGGTGCAAAACTCATCATGTCGTTCCTGCTCGTCCTGCTGCTCACGGTCTTTTTGGGCATCTTCATGATCGGCAGGCTGAACCTGGTCCGCACCAGTGCCGAGGACGTGGCCCAAAAGCAGGTGCCGGGCATCCTCTCCGTAGCCCGCATCAGCGATCTCTTCGGCAGCCTCCGGCGGGGAGAGCTGCTGATGGTCGTCTCCAACAACCCGGAAGACATCGACAAATACATCAAACGCAACCAGGAAACCGCCGAAAAGCTCAGGAAGGAGCAGGCGGCCTATGAGAAGATGATCGACACCGACGAGGAACGCAAACTCTACGGCGAGTTCACCAAGGCGTTGCAACGGTACCTGGCCGAGACCCCCAAAGTAGCCGAAATGGCCCTGCAGAACAAGGATACCGAGGCCGGGGAACTGATCCGAGGGGCATCGAGCAAGTACTTCAACCAGGCGCTCAAGGCCCTGGACGCCACGGTGGAGAATCAGGCAAAACAGACCACGACGGAGAGCCGCGGCATGGCGGCCATCAGTTCCGCGGCTCGCACCTGGGTCATGATCGCCCTGGCGGTCTGCATCGCCATCGGCCTGCTGGAGGCGGTCATCCTGGCGCGCCTGTTCAGCGCCCCCCTGCGCAGCCTGGCCCGCAAGGCGGACCAGATCGCCTCCGGTGACCTGGGGGTCGAAATCGAATTGAACTCCCGGGACGAGATCGGCCAGTTGAGCGCCGCCTTCGGCGCCATGGTGAAAAACCTGCGGGAACTTATCGGCAAGGTCATGGAGACCGCGGCCCAGTTGTCGGCAGCCGCCGCCCAGGTCAGCGCTACGGCCGCGCAGATGTCCACCGGCACCGAGGAGGTCGCCGCCCAGGCCGCAACCGTCGCCACCGCCAGCGAAGAGATGGCGGCCACCTCCTCGGATATCGCCACCAACTGCCACATGGCCGCCGGGGGGGCTCAACAGGCCGCGGCCACGACGAACAGGGGGTTCGAGGTCGTCAAGAACACCGTGGACGGCATCCGCCAGCGGGGTGACGGCACCCGCGCCAACGCCGGGATCGTCGAGTCGCTGGGAGAGCGCTCGGACCAGATCGGGGCCATTGTGGCCACCATCGAGGACATCGCCGACCAGACCAACCTCCTGGCCTTGAACGCCGCCATCGAGGCGGCCCGGGCCGGCGAGCAGGGGCGGGGCTTCGCGGTGGTCGCCGACGAGGTGCGCGCCCTGGCGGAGCGTACGACCCGCGCCACCAAGGAGATCGGCGACATGATCAAGGCGATCCAGGGCCAGACCAGGGAGGCCATCGTCTCCATGGAGGAGGGGGTCAGGGGCACCGAGCGGGGAGCCGCCGAGGCCGCCCAGTTGGAAACGGCCCTGAACGAGATTCTGGAGCAGGTCAACGCCGTCACCATGCAGGTCAGCCAGATCGCCACGGCCGCCGAGGAGCAGACCGCCACGACCAGCGAGATCACCAACAATATCCACATGATCACCCAGGTGGTGCACGACACCTCCCGCGGCGCCCAGGAATCGGCCGCCGCCGCCGCGCAGATGGCACGGCAGGCGGAGCACCTCCAGGGCCTGGTACGGCAGTTCAGGCTGTGA
- the mutL gene encoding DNA mismatch repair endonuclease MutL — protein sequence MSQRIAILPETITNKIAAGEVVERPSSVIKELLENSLDAGASDISVEVAAGGRRLIRITDNGHGMSREDALLSLERHATSKIRTDSDLDGILTLGFRGEALPSIASVSRFRLATREAGSLEGTEIIVEGGRVKDVKACGMAPGTVISVEQLFFNTPARLKFLRSAETETGHVGDTVARMAVSRPDVAFRLTSDDREMLRVQRSDLRRRIAQAVGKDAAAALHEVAGTEGGITVTGFISGPQSVRSTTSAMFTYINGRFVRDKVVQHAIMQAYRGVIDRGRYPILALFIELPPGEVDVNVHPTKHEVRFRRQSAVHDALQAALEGVLRRSPWLAHRQEPAPPAQAAPPTGQAYRERIAAAAQASLRFVEQPSRSSLPPASGEGRRTVPVAAVAPPAPTVSVSVREPVEPFQPEPASAEAAGYFSALAIIGQFHGEYLLCQSGVELVIIDQHAASERVAYQRLRQQFRAGGVESQRLLFPETLELSFGEAAVVGRFREDLARIGFDLEPFGGTTVIVAALPRLATGRDGMQLVRDILAELAALGTSVAFDGAIDDLLARIACHSVVRGFHPLEHRQITELLRAMDETDFAASCPHGRPVSHTITLGELEKIFKRT from the coding sequence GTGTCCCAACGCATCGCCATTCTTCCCGAAACCATCACCAACAAGATCGCCGCCGGCGAAGTGGTCGAACGGCCCTCCTCGGTCATCAAGGAGTTGCTTGAAAATTCCCTGGATGCCGGCGCAAGCGATATCTCGGTGGAGGTCGCCGCCGGGGGGAGACGGCTGATCCGCATCACGGACAACGGCCACGGCATGTCCCGGGAGGACGCCCTGCTTTCCCTGGAACGCCACGCCACCAGCAAGATCAGGACCGACAGCGACCTGGACGGCATCCTGACCCTGGGATTCCGCGGCGAGGCGCTCCCCTCCATCGCCTCGGTCTCCCGTTTCCGGCTGGCGACCCGCGAAGCCGGCAGCCTGGAGGGAACCGAGATCATCGTGGAAGGGGGGCGGGTCAAGGACGTGAAGGCCTGCGGCATGGCCCCCGGCACGGTCATCAGCGTGGAACAGCTGTTCTTCAACACCCCGGCACGCCTCAAGTTCCTGCGGAGCGCCGAGACCGAGACGGGACACGTGGGGGACACGGTGGCCCGCATGGCCGTTTCCCGTCCCGATGTGGCCTTCCGGCTGACCAGCGACGACCGGGAGATGCTGCGGGTGCAACGCAGCGACCTGCGCCGGCGCATCGCCCAGGCCGTGGGCAAGGACGCCGCTGCCGCTCTCCACGAGGTCGCCGGCACCGAGGGGGGCATCACGGTCACCGGGTTCATCTCCGGCCCCCAGTCTGTCCGCTCCACCACCTCGGCCATGTTCACCTACATCAACGGCCGGTTCGTGCGGGACAAGGTCGTGCAGCACGCCATCATGCAGGCCTACCGGGGCGTGATCGACCGTGGCCGTTATCCGATCCTGGCCCTGTTCATCGAACTGCCCCCGGGCGAGGTGGACGTCAACGTCCATCCTACAAAGCACGAGGTGCGCTTCCGCCGCCAATCCGCTGTGCACGACGCCCTCCAGGCGGCCCTGGAAGGGGTGCTGCGCCGCTCCCCCTGGCTGGCGCACCGTCAGGAGCCGGCACCCCCGGCACAGGCCGCTCCTCCCACCGGTCAGGCCTATCGCGAGCGGATCGCCGCCGCGGCCCAGGCGTCTCTCAGGTTTGTGGAGCAGCCGTCGCGTTCGTCCCTCCCCCCCGCTTCCGGCGAGGGGAGGCGTACCGTGCCGGTCGCTGCCGTTGCTCCTCCCGCCCCCACCGTTTCGGTTTCGGTCCGGGAACCGGTGGAACCGTTCCAGCCGGAGCCCGCGTCGGCGGAAGCCGCAGGCTATTTCTCTGCACTGGCGATCATCGGCCAGTTCCACGGGGAGTATCTCCTGTGCCAGTCGGGCGTCGAACTGGTGATCATCGACCAGCATGCCGCCAGCGAACGAGTCGCCTACCAACGCCTGCGGCAGCAGTTCCGGGCTGGCGGGGTGGAGTCGCAGCGGTTGCTCTTTCCCGAGACCCTGGAGCTTTCTTTTGGGGAGGCGGCCGTGGTGGGACGTTTCCGCGAGGACCTCGCCCGGATCGGCTTCGATCTTGAGCCGTTCGGCGGCACCACCGTTATCGTTGCCGCCCTGCCGCGTCTGGCTACGGGCCGGGACGGCATGCAGCTGGTGCGGGACATCCTGGCCGAACTTGCCGCACTGGGGACCAGCGTTGCCTTCGACGGCGCCATCGACGACCTGCTGGCCCGCATCGCCTGTCATTCGGTGGTACGCGGCTTCCATCCCCTGGAGCACCGTCAGATCACTGAGTTGCTGCGGGCCATGGACGAAACCGACTTTGCCGCCAGCTGCCCCCACGGCCGGCCGGTATCCCACACCATCACCCTGGGGGAACTGGAAAAGATCTTCAAGCGGACCTGA
- a CDS encoding 16S rRNA (uracil(1498)-N(3))-methyltransferase: protein MSQRRFMISSRNIRDGYASFNGDLFNHMVRVLRLGTGDGVTLVDEAGNEHQGVIDQVSREWVAVRVEAPRQAAPAGEGGARITICQALPKGEKIDLILQKGTELGAHDFSLFGGRRSVARVREEQIAAKLERWRRITAEAARQCNRRSIPGVSWSPSAAEAAGSTSQELRLLLWEGERKQGLKAALADRACPASVIVAVGPEGGFDPLEVQQFLQQGYLPVSLGDRILRTETAAIAITAILQYIWDTQ from the coding sequence ATGAGCCAGCGGCGCTTCATGATATCGTCCCGGAATATCCGGGACGGGTATGCCTCCTTTAACGGCGATCTCTTCAACCACATGGTGCGGGTGCTGCGGCTCGGCACCGGCGATGGCGTGACCCTGGTGGACGAGGCGGGCAACGAGCACCAGGGGGTTATCGACCAGGTGTCCCGGGAGTGGGTCGCCGTCAGGGTGGAGGCTCCCCGGCAGGCGGCCCCGGCCGGGGAGGGGGGGGCGCGGATCACCATCTGCCAGGCCCTGCCCAAGGGGGAAAAAATCGATCTGATCCTCCAGAAGGGGACGGAGTTGGGGGCTCACGACTTCAGCCTGTTCGGCGGTCGGCGTTCCGTGGCCCGGGTACGCGAGGAACAGATCGCCGCCAAGCTGGAACGCTGGCGGCGGATAACGGCCGAGGCGGCCCGCCAGTGCAACCGGCGCTCCATTCCCGGCGTCTCCTGGTCGCCGTCGGCGGCCGAGGCGGCCGGCTCCACCTCCCAGGAGCTCCGCCTGCTGCTGTGGGAGGGGGAGCGGAAACAGGGCCTGAAGGCGGCCCTTGCCGACCGGGCCTGCCCCGCCTCAGTCATCGTGGCTGTGGGGCCGGAGGGGGGCTTCGACCCCCTTGAGGTGCAGCAGTTTCTCCAGCAGGGGTATCTGCCGGTTTCCCTGGGAGACCGGATTCTGAGGACCGAAACCGCCGCTATTGCCATTACCGCAATTTTACAGTATATTTGGGATACTCAGTAA
- the prmA gene encoding 50S ribosomal protein L11 methyltransferase: MNDTWLEVACELPSELADILAEYLAGVSGAGVCVENLNVDAFSPSEIAHSPLMTVKAYFSSGDDMAARLAEISAFLDDLAAANPGAAIGKPAVTTVKSEDWSTSWKVNFKPLRIGRRLLIVPSWEEVEAGPDDIVLSLDPGMAFGTGGHETTRLCLEQLETVLLDRPAATPPSVLDLGTGSGILAMAAARLGAGRICAVDIDPDAVAVARENLAINGLAERIECSAAPLESLAGPFDVILANILAEELVRLAPQLSERLAQGGVLILSGILAEKEAFVRSGFAAQPLVYRETAHQGEWVAMLYGKDAAPA, encoded by the coding sequence ATGAACGATACCTGGTTGGAGGTGGCCTGCGAGCTGCCCAGCGAACTTGCCGATATCCTGGCCGAATACCTGGCCGGCGTCTCGGGCGCCGGCGTCTGTGTCGAAAACCTGAATGTGGATGCCTTTTCCCCTTCCGAGATAGCCCACAGTCCGCTTATGACCGTCAAGGCATATTTTAGCTCCGGCGACGATATGGCTGCCCGCCTGGCCGAGATCTCGGCCTTTCTGGATGACCTGGCCGCCGCCAACCCCGGCGCAGCCATCGGAAAGCCTGCCGTTACGACGGTGAAAAGCGAGGATTGGAGCACGAGTTGGAAAGTCAACTTCAAACCGCTCCGTATCGGCCGGAGGCTTTTGATCGTGCCGTCCTGGGAGGAGGTCGAGGCCGGGCCGGATGATATCGTCCTCAGTCTGGACCCGGGCATGGCCTTCGGCACCGGCGGGCACGAGACGACCCGGCTCTGCCTGGAGCAGTTGGAAACGGTCCTGCTGGACCGCCCGGCCGCCACTCCCCCCTCGGTGCTGGACCTGGGGACCGGTTCCGGCATTCTGGCCATGGCCGCGGCACGCCTGGGCGCGGGCCGCATCTGCGCCGTGGACATCGACCCGGACGCGGTGGCGGTGGCGCGGGAAAATCTGGCGATCAACGGCCTGGCGGAGCGGATCGAGTGCAGCGCGGCCCCCCTGGAATCCCTGGCCGGGCCCTTCGACGTCATCCTGGCCAACATCCTGGCCGAGGAACTGGTCCGGCTGGCCCCCCAACTCTCGGAGCGGCTGGCCCAGGGCGGCGTGCTGATCCTCTCCGGCATCCTGGCCGAGAAGGAGGCCTTTGTGCGGAGCGGGTTCGCGGCTCAGCCCCTGGTCTACCGGGAAACGGCGCACCAGGGGGAGTGGGTGGCGATGCTCTACGGCAAGGATGCCGCACCGGCATGA
- the glmU gene encoding bifunctional UDP-N-acetylglucosamine diphosphorylase/glucosamine-1-phosphate N-acetyltransferase GlmU translates to MNNVAAIILAAGKGTRMKSGLVKVLHPAAGRPMIDYPVTAARTAGATPVVLVVGHQASAVQEHFRAAEDIRCVIQKEQLGTGHAVACTREALTGFDGTVLILCGDTPLLRAETLENLIGFHRAQKAAVTVLTATVNDPYGYGRIVRDDSGAVLRIVEQKDAAPEEQALREINSGIYCMDAAFLFDNIDSVGSDNAQQEFYLTDLVAVAVRRGAGCQALCCDDAEEIMGVNDRSQLAEAGRVLRRRINRELMLSGVTIIDPDQTYIDDGVAIGSDTIVHPNCQISGTTAIGSGCVIENGVTISNCRIAGNCHIKAGSVLEDSELHEAVAVGPMAHLRPGTLLHAHVKIGNFVETKKVVMGEGSKASHLTYLGDAEIGRDVNIGCGTITCNYDGVNKHRTVIGDQVFIGSDVQLVAPVTVGRNALVAAGTTVTIDVPPDSLAISRVPQVNKDGWRLKKK, encoded by the coding sequence ATGAATAACGTTGCCGCAATCATCCTTGCCGCAGGCAAGGGAACCCGTATGAAATCCGGCCTGGTAAAGGTCCTGCACCCGGCGGCCGGGAGGCCGATGATCGACTACCCGGTAACGGCGGCCCGGACGGCGGGAGCGACCCCGGTAGTGCTGGTGGTCGGGCACCAGGCCTCTGCGGTGCAGGAGCATTTCCGCGCCGCAGAGGATATCCGCTGCGTGATCCAGAAGGAACAACTCGGCACCGGGCACGCCGTGGCCTGCACCCGTGAGGCGCTGACCGGCTTCGACGGCACGGTGCTGATCCTGTGCGGAGACACCCCCTTGCTGCGGGCGGAGACCCTGGAAAACCTGATCGGATTCCACCGCGCCCAAAAAGCGGCGGTGACGGTCCTGACCGCCACGGTGAATGATCCCTATGGTTACGGCCGGATCGTGCGCGACGACAGCGGAGCGGTGCTGCGCATCGTCGAGCAGAAGGACGCCGCCCCGGAAGAGCAGGCCCTCCGCGAGATCAACAGCGGCATCTACTGCATGGATGCGGCCTTCCTGTTCGACAATATCGACAGTGTGGGGAGCGACAACGCCCAGCAGGAGTTCTACCTGACCGATCTGGTGGCCGTGGCCGTTCGCAGGGGAGCCGGCTGCCAGGCCCTGTGCTGCGACGACGCCGAGGAGATCATGGGGGTCAACGATCGCAGCCAGTTGGCCGAAGCGGGGCGCGTTCTGCGCCGACGCATCAACCGGGAGCTGATGCTCTCCGGCGTCACCATCATCGATCCCGACCAGACCTACATCGACGATGGTGTCGCCATCGGCAGCGACACCATCGTCCACCCCAACTGCCAGATCAGCGGCACAACGGCCATAGGCTCCGGCTGCGTGATCGAAAACGGCGTCACCATCTCCAACTGCCGCATCGCCGGCAACTGCCATATCAAGGCGGGATCGGTCCTGGAGGATTCGGAACTGCACGAGGCGGTGGCCGTGGGCCCCATGGCGCACCTGCGTCCCGGAACGCTGCTCCACGCCCACGTCAAGATCGGCAATTTCGTGGAGACCAAGAAGGTCGTCATGGGTGAGGGCTCCAAGGCGTCCCACCTGACCTACCTGGGTGATGCCGAGATCGGCCGCGACGTCAATATCGGCTGCGGCACCATCACCTGCAACTACGACGGGGTCAACAAGCACCGCACGGTCATCGGGGACCAGGTGTTCATCGGCAGCGACGTCCAGCTCGTGGCCCCGGTCACCGTGGGGCGCAACGCCCTGGTGGCGGCCGGGACGACCGTCACCATCGACGTGCCGCCCGACTCGCTGGCGATCTCCCGCGTACCCCAGGTGAACAAGGATGGCTGGCGACTGAAGAAAAAATAG
- a CDS encoding putative bifunctional diguanylate cyclase/phosphodiesterase: MTGSPYTIKAGSTILIIEDDIAFAELTSDTLQEHGFKAIGATSGQEAMELLSATIPSLIILDYSLPDMTGVAILEQIADRGLSVPFIMVTGRDDALLAVQMMKTGACDYLLKDTSFLDRLPATVLRTLHDAETRERLHRAEESLRQSETRLARAQKIARMGSWEWNPLTGETYWSDELYRIFGFTPGEPRHVELEWFINLINEADRPAFKKAITNAARQCQSFSLIYRIKARTGDELVVNSQAEVECDSEGRAQLVSGTTLDITARIRAENEIQQLINYDTLTSLPNRTLLNDRLRHAIAQAARDRQMAGVLFLDLDRFKGINETLGHRAGDKLLKTIAKRLKACVRETDTLARIGGDEFAVVLMGVSNEEVITAITKKILGLISEPIYINGHEIYTTGSIGIAVYPMDGEDGPTLLKHADQAMYQAKERDGNNFQFFSSEMNIKVLERMMLENSLRKALEREDLFLLYQPQVDTRTGELTGLEALLRWRHPDLGVILPDKFIYLAEETGLIIPIGEWVLRTACFQAKAWQQQGFPPVRMAVNLSAKQFAQKDLSGTIAAILLESGLDPGWLELEITESTIMKDPDTNTRMLHKLKDMGISLAIDDFGTGYSSLSYLKHFPISRLKIDRTFVRDIAINPDDAAIVEIIISMAHTLKLSVTAEGVETRPLMEFLASRNCVEMQGYLFSRPVKAEEITTILENGLKY, from the coding sequence ATGACGGGATCGCCTTACACTATAAAGGCCGGAAGCACCATCCTCATCATTGAGGACGACATCGCTTTTGCCGAACTGACATCGGACACCCTCCAGGAACACGGTTTCAAGGCCATTGGGGCGACCAGCGGCCAGGAAGCCATGGAACTGCTCTCCGCCACGATCCCTTCCCTGATCATCCTCGACTATTCCCTCCCCGACATGACCGGGGTCGCCATCCTGGAGCAGATCGCCGACCGCGGACTTTCCGTCCCGTTCATCATGGTCACCGGCCGGGACGACGCCCTCCTGGCGGTCCAGATGATGAAGACCGGCGCCTGCGACTACCTGTTGAAAGACACCAGTTTTCTGGACCGCCTGCCGGCGACGGTCCTGCGAACCCTCCATGACGCCGAAACCCGCGAACGGCTGCACCGCGCCGAAGAGTCCCTGCGCCAGAGCGAGACCCGCCTGGCACGGGCCCAGAAGATTGCCCGCATGGGAAGCTGGGAATGGAATCCCCTGACCGGGGAAACGTACTGGTCCGACGAGTTGTACCGCATCTTCGGGTTCACCCCCGGCGAGCCCCGCCACGTGGAGTTGGAGTGGTTCATCAACCTCATCAACGAGGCGGACCGTCCGGCCTTCAAGAAGGCCATCACCAACGCCGCCCGGCAGTGCCAGTCGTTCAGCCTGATCTACCGCATCAAAGCGCGCACCGGCGACGAACTGGTCGTCAACAGCCAGGCCGAGGTGGAATGCGACAGCGAAGGCAGGGCCCAGCTCGTCTCCGGTACGACCCTCGACATCACGGCCCGCATCAGGGCCGAGAACGAGATCCAGCAGCTGATCAACTACGACACCCTGACCAGCCTTCCCAACCGCACCCTGCTCAACGACCGCCTCAGGCACGCCATCGCCCAGGCGGCACGGGATCGCCAGATGGCCGGCGTGCTGTTCCTGGACCTGGACCGCTTCAAGGGGATCAACGAGACCCTCGGCCACCGGGCCGGCGACAAGCTGCTCAAGACCATCGCCAAACGCCTCAAGGCCTGCGTCCGGGAGACCGATACCCTGGCCCGCATCGGCGGCGACGAATTCGCCGTCGTCCTGATGGGCGTCTCCAACGAAGAGGTCATCACCGCCATTACCAAGAAGATTCTGGGGCTGATCTCCGAGCCGATCTACATCAACGGCCACGAGATCTACACCACCGGCAGCATCGGCATCGCCGTCTACCCCATGGACGGGGAGGACGGCCCCACCCTGCTCAAGCATGCCGACCAGGCCATGTACCAGGCCAAGGAGCGGGACGGCAACAACTTCCAGTTTTTCTCCAGCGAAATGAACATCAAGGTGCTGGAGCGGATGATGCTGGAGAACTCCCTGCGCAAGGCGCTGGAACGCGAGGACCTCTTCCTGCTGTACCAGCCCCAGGTGGATACCCGCACCGGGGAGCTCACGGGGCTGGAGGCGCTTCTGCGCTGGAGACACCCCGACCTGGGGGTGATCCTCCCGGACAAATTCATCTATCTGGCGGAAGAAACCGGCCTGATCATCCCCATCGGGGAATGGGTCCTGCGAACCGCCTGTTTCCAGGCAAAGGCATGGCAACAGCAGGGCTTCCCGCCGGTTCGCATGGCGGTCAACCTGTCGGCCAAGCAGTTCGCCCAGAAGGACCTGAGCGGGACCATCGCCGCCATCCTGTTGGAAAGCGGACTCGACCCCGGCTGGCTGGAACTGGAGATCACCGAAAGCACCATCATGAAGGACCCGGACACCAACACCCGCATGCTGCACAAGCTCAAGGACATGGGCATCAGCCTGGCCATCGACGATTTCGGCACCGGCTATTCGTCCCTCTCCTATTTGAAGCACTTCCCCATCAGCCGGCTCAAGATCGACCGCACGTTCGTGCGGGACATCGCCATCAACCCGGACGACGCCGCCATCGTGGAGATCATCATCTCCATGGCCCACACCCTCAAGCTCAGCGTCACGGCAGAGGGGGTGGAAACGCGCCCCCTGATGGAGTTCCTCGCCTCCCGCAACTGCGTCGAGATGCAGGGCTACCTGTTCTCCCGGCCGGTCAAGGCCGAAGAAATCACCACTATCCTCGAAAACGGACTGAAATACTGA